The Cygnus olor isolate bCygOlo1 chromosome 2, bCygOlo1.pri.v2, whole genome shotgun sequence genome contains the following window.
ACCTTTATTACACGGGATCTGAGGAAAATCAATGCAACTAAATGTTTCCATCAAGAAATATATCTGCCTTTAGATTTATAAGTGTGGACTAAGTTACTTGCTTTTACTTAAATCTTTACTAATGGTATGCTGCAACTGGCAACTTGCTTAAGCCCTACACTGTACTACATATCTGGGGTACATAACCTACCGAGAAGTGCTCAGTTGCTTACCTTTATTAAAGTAAGCAGAGGCCAACAGTGTTTTTCCCAAATGAGCAACCCACCATTTTGGAATTTAGAGAAGTAGATTTCTTATAGGATACTAACTTAAGTCCACCTAACAAACCATGTAAGTTCAGATGCTCCAAGAAAACAAGGAACTAAGAATATCTGGTTTTACTAGGGCCAACAAAACCTAACTTATGGACTTTTAAACCTTAACTCTGTATAATGCGTTAATCTTGCCATTATGCCACCTGCTCCAAAAAGAAACTTGGAGCTCGTAGTAGCCTACCATGTGTCTGCAAAAGCTTGATACATATTTTAATCTATCTGCATAATACTTTTTTCCCAGCTGCTAAAGAATAGTGAAGTAGATTTAGAAGATCTGGGAATTTCTACATGACTGAAATAGATGGACGTTAACTGTAATTATGCACCAAAATTGaagataaagtattttttttgtaataacaacaaaaaaaatcagagctgaaCTCAACACATCTGAATTATGTTGCATTTAATTGACTTAACGTTCCCTACAGAAAAGCATGAAGTTCTTACTGTAGTACTGAACAAGCCATTTCTTCAGGGAGACAACTGACAGATGACAACAGTCAAGTTAAAGTCACTGCAGAACAGAACTCCCATTACTGCTGTAATGCTGCAACTGCTCAGATGTAAGCATTTACATTAGAGAATTTTTCAATGTGTGATCAAGTGTATCAATAGGTCTGAAAGGAAAGATTAGCACTATAAACTACTTATTTCTTTTACCATACATCCATTACTTTTGCAGCCTACAAGACAGAGTTATTCTGAATTGCGTTCCAAGAGATCCTGTCTTTTGAAATTATAGCGGAAATGCTTACAACCAACCAATAATTTATCTTCTTAtagacaaatattttgtgtCTTATTTCATGACCTTCTGAACCAGGCTTTACCCCAGAAAACTCATGAGGCACTTCTAGGCCATTCAAAGCTTAGAAGGGTTCATCCATTCTTCATCGAAGAAACATCCAGCCAAGCATTTGGTTAGATGAGGGTAGAGAAGGTTCCAATCCCTCTCTTACCTGCTTTTACTTGATTCCTTGGACAGCTTTCCTCACTGTTGAGAAGCAGATTGTCTTgtaattacagaaaacacaaggCTAGGCCAAAGTAGCTGCCTcaagaaatttttaaatgaaaagaggtCTTGTCTAATGACTTACTCCTTGCAGTTTCAGATAGGATAGATTTGCTATGGCAAACATTTTTACTGTCCTACATGAACTGACCTAGTCAAGCACTCATCGCAAGCTAAGGGAGAAACGTATTTGATTTGAATTTTTACACGCACACAAAAAGGCTAAAATAACTTGAACACTAAGTATGGCCCAGGGAAGAGAGCTATAAAGTAAAAACTGATGGAGAGATTCTTTGTATTATGAGGTGAGTTATTACCTTGTCAACATTAGCTCGTGTTTTTGCAGAAGTTTCCACATAGTTAACATTCCACTGATCAGCTCTGTTTTTTGCTTCCTCTATAGAAACTTGCCTTTTATCTTCCAAATCTGATTTGTtaccaactagcaaaaaaggAACATTCTCATCTTCTTTTACTCTTAAGATCTGCTCCctggagataaaaaaaataaaagggaaaaaagaatcGAGTATTTCATGGACTACTATTCTTAGAACACAGACAGAAGAACTCAGACTAAATACTCTTCCATCTTACAATGAAAACCCACTTATTCCTTTTATGAAGCTTGTGTAACAGTAAAATCTCAAACCTCATTATGACACTATACACAATGAAGACCAAGACAGGTAACTAATCTTCCAGGCAAGAAGGAGGTGAATCAGTAACAGATTAAACAGAGTAGAACAAGATTGGTTTAAGTGAAAATTTACACTAATAAAGTCTTCTTTTTACTAAAGGTGTTACTTGAGAGTCTTTCCCATTGCCTTTATGTTACTGCTTCCAACTGCAATTTTTGCTCTACCCAGACTTCAgtcttgcattcatttttttctaataaaatgcaTGTGCCATTTAAAGCTGATAAAATTATCTACTTAGGTAGTAAACAGATACAGCATAACGAGAAAATCTATTCCTTTGACAAATCTTTCTGAAGTCAATTACATTCATTCTCTGCAGAGAGGTCTTCATTCGGTTATAAGCCAATGTATGGATAACAAGTTGCACATACATCAGGTTTTTGAGGACAGACCATTACCTCTGTTTGAACCGCTAGGATGAAGAGTTTAAAGCTGTAAATAAAAGTGAGTACTGCAAATGCTTTGGTACATCAACCTTcaagactgtttaaaaaaaagaagttttcttctaattggaaaacagaatttctctcttttgtctCAGAGAGTATGAAGTTAGTAGTGAAATTTAGCCCTTTATCATGGAGcaatttttgaaagagaaacaaaaagctcaAGGAACCAAATTCCCTTTTCTGGCTGAAGTAAAGCCTATTGCCAGATTTTAATGCAGAATGAAGAGAAATTGGAAAGAGTTAATTGATATTCTAAATAGCTTTGATTTGGTGTATGTCAGGATCCTCCTCCTGTTATAAAATGCTCTGCTTTTTACAGTATGCAGTTTTGTTGAGTTAGCCCTCCAACCCACCCCCTCACTTCAATCCTTTTTTTAAGCCAACAAATAAATCTTCGAGGCACCttgtaacacacacacattcctCTCTCAGGTATAATTAATGCCATATTACTTCCCTCTCTGccaaacaagcaaaattttTTAACTGTGCTTGCTGATATCCAAAAGTAGTTTGAATAGTCTGTGGATTAGGATAGGTGGATAGATGAGAATTCAGTGCACCACTACAGTATCTGTGCAAATAAGACTTCTAGCTAAAAACTAGATATACTGGCTTggaatttaaaagttaaaaaaaaaatcattagagCTATACCAATTCTACTCAAAGTAGGAGCACGTTTTATCAAATtgcctttcaaatatttaaaaatttagtcTTTGCGAGTCTGctttctactgaaaaaatgacaaagagcAGTGGCATTTCAAAGCACACTGGAAAACCCAAAGACGCTAGATAGTAGTAAACAACTCTTCTGCTGGAGTCCTGCCCTTCCAGAAGAGCAAAATTCCATGGAAAAACTAAAACATCCAGattcttgtcattttctttctgtctctaaGTAGTATTATTTCTGGCTGCTCAACAATGCCAAACATACTGTAACTGTACCTTCAAGAGATACAGGTtacacagagcagaaagaatGTCATTTTTATGAGATATATTTTAGCACTCAGGCTTCGACAATTTGTAAGGCAACTTGAAAGGCACTTTCAAGATTTGGATTTGGGAGTTTTAATCTCTTCACTGAAGggactttttcttccatttttcctcttttagcaTGTATATTGTCAACTCTCACCTTTGCTTAAAAAGTAGGACTTTTTCTAGGTCCACAGAAGATCATGCACTTTGAAGCATTAACAGGGTTTTGAACAGACTGAAGAGGTCATTTTGCACTCTAGAGCTCAACTATACTAAATAACCCTCCAGGACTGACATACCTAGCATCAACCTGTAATGCAaccctctctctctttaaatatataaatacacgCATACACATACTgacacacaaatgaaaaaataacagaagtggaaaagctcactttctctcctctccccatctcctcctcccttaGATGCGATATTAAATGTATTCTgatactgtcctggtttcagttaggacagagttaattttcctccttgtagctggcagggtgctatgttttggattaggatgagaagagcgctgataacatgctgatgttttaattgttgcagagcagtgcttacaccaagccaaggacttttcagcttctcgctctgtcctgctagcgagcaggctagggatgcagcaggagctgggaggggacagacccaggacagcggacccaaactggccaaaggggtattccataccatctgacgtcatgctgaacaacatataggggtggctagccggggtggaggggaggccggctgctcggggataggctgggcatcggtcaacgggtggtgagcaattgcattgtgcatcacttatttcgtacacattattactattaatactattattattattattgttattatttttcctgtcttaataaactgtctttatctcaactcacagacttcactttcccgtttctctcccccatcccagagagggaggggggagggtgagcgaacagctgtgtggtgtttggctgcgagccgggctaaaccacaacagatacTTAGGACTAATTAACTAAAACTATGATGATACCTCTAAGAAACCTTATTTCAGTGGGATGCAGATTatctctttttatatttgtttcgTCACTTTTATCTCAAAGATGATCCCCTCTCCTATTTTGCTTaactttgaacttttttttttttggtcttgtcTTTttactatatataatatagcAATAAGGTATTTTACTGATTTACCTATTTTactatatatgcatatatgtatagTGATGACCATTTTAAATTGGCTTTATCTTTCAAACAATATCAAACATCTGTAATTCTCTGCTAACTCCCCACTCAAAACAAGGGTTTTAATGTGTTGTATGTGTGaagagcatttaaaaacaaacaacaaaaaaaaatgcttgtgaaATCCTCATTACAGCAGAAAGATCCAGCCTCTATTTTGCATGTTGCTTCTTAAGTGATATTCTCTCTAACTTTGATGGTAAGGGTTAACCCTATACAGAAGCCACTGACATTTGCTTTGTAAATTCAAAAACTTACATCAGTatattttacagagaagaaTTCAGTCCATATAAAACTGAATAGACAGATTTACAGCAGACCTTTACACAAAACGGATAGCTGCTTCAGAATAGTCAAAAATACTTCTCAATtgctattaaaaacatttttatgggGTAGAAAAGTTGTATTGCTTACACTACCCATTTCAGTCTTCCCAGACTACAACGCACACAGATTGCATAGCCTAAGACTTTGCAGACAGACATCACCAGATCCAGCTCTTCTAAACAGTTTTCAGCTGGAATCTGGTCATGTCATCTTTATAACTATGAAATAGCCTAGCATAAGACAGCTGGACATGCTACAGCTACCTTTTTGCTCTAGGTGGTGTTTCAAAGGTTAAAGAAACGCAACATAATCCGCCATACCAAGCAAGAACTAAAAAAGACACCTCTAGAGAGTATGCGGTATTGcacatacattatatatatcCATACAGACAGTAAGCAATTTTTCTCAGATCCATTACTTTGGATAGCACTATGACTACTCACAAATACTGCTTCTTTGCACTGCAGTGCAAAGCAACGTACAAAGGGCAGCAGCCTTCTGAATGTTGCTGTGTAGCTGCTTTGTGGCAGTAACCTTTTTGGTATttagaaacacagcagcaaagatATCTGAAGTGGTATGCAGATAGTAAAGGCATGGCTAGGCATCTATTGAAAACAGTGTGACTACAGTCATCTAACCTGGACTAATAGTAATGATAttacagaacaataaaaaaagtgaTTGTAATTATGTCACTATAATTACAATAACTATCTTGCCTTGTAACTTACCTGAAGTCTGCAGTAGCTGCAAACGATTCCAGCTCTGTAATAGAGAAGACACAAAGAAAGCCTTCTCCGCTTCGGAAGTAGTTGTCTCTAATTGCAGCGTagtcctcctgccctgctgtgtcTAATATATCAATTTGGACTTCTTCTCCATCCAGAACcacttttttcctgtagctgtCTGCTTTGGTGGGCTCATAATCTTCTACAAACTAGAAACACAAATTttactatataaaaaaaatcacgcCTGTACAAAGCAAATGCTTCTATTTGCATATAAGGATAAAACAAACATCTTACAGtgttacagtaaaaaataaataagcttatGTATTTAGGCTACTTGAAGTGCTCACACTATTCAACATGGATGTTTTCATAGCTAAAACAGGCTCTCCATCAGcccaaacaatttttttttttttgctttattcagACATTATAAGGAAATTTTAGAGGTAACTGCAAAACTAAGTGTCTGTTTCTGGTTTACCAAAACATCTGGCTTCATTTCATTATGCTATGAAGCAGTCCTGACTTTAAACGTATTTAGTATCAATTTTTAAGGGACACTGAAGGCATAAGTTCTActtcttaaacaaaaagaataacttTCACTGGCAAAAAAGCAGGGAcacaagaaacagattttttttcttctccaacatcagcaaaaaaaaaaaaagaaaaattggtcATCATTTCAGGCATCAAGCTACTCACCAAACTGAAGAAGCTTTGAGCtataatatttacataaattttaATAGGTCTAgtaaataataagaaaacataCTGTAAAGGAGCAAGTTCCAAAAATGCCATCAATTTGCTTAAAAGCCAATTTATACCTTTGCAGGTGTCTCTAAGAGGTCAAATCTGAAATCTCAAAGAataatagaatggtttgggttggaagggacccttaaggattatccagttccaaccccgcttccatgggcagggacacgtcccaccagaccaggttgcctaaagtcccatccagcctggccctgaacacttccagggacggggcatccacagcttctctggacaacctgtgccagcacaaaaatatttttgctcagTTTGATAGCTGGCTTTCATATCACGTCATATACATTTAgaccatttcagaaaataactgtACCAATTAAATGCTTAAGTAACACTGTAGCAGACATTGCATGAGATAATTTCTAGCACACATTCTTACCTCATCATACATAAACTGTAGTGTTAAAGCAGATTTTCCTACGCCACCACTTCCTACCATGATGACTTTGTGCAAAGCCAATGAATTCTGCCCTTTAGGCTTATTTGCTGCCATCTTTGGATTGCGGAAAATTTGCaggtataaaatgaaaaaacctagaataaaaaaatattgcttcattagttttctttttcccctcccacatACACTGCTTAAAATTGATCCATTTCAAATCCCTGCATAGTTAAGGGCTtaaatttcagttctgttcCTCAAAAAGGCAGCGAGCTTTTTTACTGTGGAAAACATCTCACAAATTATAACAagcccatctttttttttgtggcatgAGCAAAGAAAGCCTTCACCATTTGGTATGGGCACAGGTGGGTTCACAGCACCAACAGCAATTAGGAAAAATGATTTACATTTTGGtatgtaatgttttcttttagagaCATGGTACTTGTCACAAACTCTTGTTAGTTTACTAAGCaagaactgaaaaaggaaatcacaTTGAGTAAACACCACACAAGAAAACATGAGATACAACAGCtacaggggaaagaaaacagacgTTTGAAGGAATTTCCAGCTTAAGCAGCAGGCACCAAGACACAACAGCAAGGGTTGGTTAGTGTtcttttttcagagaaaatcagGCAAATATGTCATTTAAATCCTACAATGAATCAGCTTCAGCAAGTCAATCAGAAAAACGAAAGAACAATCTAGTTAAAGCAGAGTGGAACGATTCAGCTTGCCTTCACAGACTACAAACACAGTTATCCACTGTACTTGGAATAGTTGTCCTAGtcccacagctgcttgctcaaaCACAAATCTCTGCACCTCAGTAATACCAAAGAGCTCTGCGACAGGTCATTCACATACACTGTAATGTGCGTGTGCACATGTACAAAAATAACAATCCCATtagccttaaaaaaataataatcagttTTAGCAGAGCTCCAACTATTACCATCCCACATCATCATTTAATTCCCTGCCTATCCCAACAGTATTACTactatatttctgtttaaaggaaGACAGAACTTTTTGTCTTAAAACAGAGGAAACTCACTGCACAGATTTGTAAGAGTGCATAAATTTTCTCCAGAATCTCCCTCTGTATATATTAAGGTCAAAACAAGCTCTGATATCCAAAAAGCGCAATGACTTCTACATTACAGAGGGTATAAACACAAGAGACATCTACAGCAGCAACTAAGAACCAAACATAACTTGGATTTTGCCAACTGGAAAGCTCTGAAAGAACACAGTCACATGACAACGCAGTCTGGTTTTATACTACCAGATAATAACACAGCATAGTAACAAGATACCATTACCTCATTACCTTTACCCATCATGATCATCTGACAATCTCACACTAAAATTACATCCTCCTGCATAATGAATCACCAATGTGTGCAGTTTAAACAACAGGAACGTCAAGCACGacagttttttaaaaacttgtatCAAAGTCCCTAGTTGAGGACATGCACTATGATTTGTTAGCAGTGTGGCAGTTATCTGTAAAAGCATGCTGACTGAAGCTTCGTTAGAGACTAAGCCAATCCTTCCtggaattaaaacacaaaaaaacttagaaaaggaagaagaaacctACATGAAAAATTCTCTAGATCACATCAATAACACTACCCGTTATGCTGTCAAAGAATCCTGAAAATGCAATTGAATATTAGGTGGCTTAAATTGTTTCTCCCAGAAAGGTTATCTAAGTGAAACGAGCATGAGTAAGCTGCCGTACTAATTACAGACATATAGCAGAGAAATAATTAACATTATGTTACAAAGTCCAAAGTCCAAAGAGGAGACAGACCAAGTAGCATgagaacaaaacacattttggtttTGGCCATTATGGCTTAAAAAGAAccatagctttatttttactcCAGAGGGAgtacaagaaaatgaaaatatctccGAGCTGTGTGTACACTTTCAACCTGCTACACTGCATTTTGAACTACTCcacattgttttgctttgcacttGTTTCTTAGGAGAATAAACGTATACTGAAAGTCAcacttactatttttttaatatgtatttcagACAAGTAATATGAAGTAGCATTCCTCTGAATTCCAGTTATCAACTGAGAACAGCTCAGTTTGACAAGTTTAGATTACAATGCATACTCTCAGAAGCACAGATACCGGAGCACCAGTATACACAGACAGGGACCATATTCATCTTACTAAGCAAGAAAACAGTATTCTTCTACAAGAACCCCAATACTGCAGCAAATTCAAAGGAATTCAGCAGGATCTCTCTCTGGTGTGTTTCTGCAAAGTCAATACTACAATTTGTGAAAACATTCAGATACATAAGAGTCATGTTTCACTGTAATATTTGTTGTAAATTAACCTACAGTCCCTTGGTAGATTGAGCAATGGGAATATTCCTCTTCTACCAGAAGCTTCAATTGAACTGGGAGGATCATAGGGTAGCTAAGAGAAGCTGCCACTTTTTGAACTTTGTGCAACAGTTGACAAAAAACTCGGAAAGCATAACACTGATgtccaaacagaaaaatctttataaacACTCAAACTAGTGAAGATGCTCCTGTTCACTGAATAGTCTTTAACCAGGAAGAATCTCTGGCAGACAATCATTTTCAGAAGCCTTGATAACATCTTTTCAAAGAAGCATAAGAGATTGAGTCAAAGAAAaactcagaattaaaaaaacaaaaaaaaaacctgatcCAACCAGTCAGAGCAGTATCCTGAGTCATCAAGTCATCAATAACCATCAGTGAACAACATTCCAGTAAGATACTGAAGACAGCTAAACTTCGTGCTACCACATACTCCAAATCTTAAAGGTAAGCTTGCCATAAATATTCTGTCCCATTTTAAAGTGGGAGGAGGCTCATCACGGTCAGTTGATTTCAAGTTCTTCATAATCCAATAAAGATACAAGACGAGCAAATTCATGCCTGCTGAACAGTACATatgaaaagagacagaaatgagCTACACACCAAACAGGAATGGTCTGATTCTGTGCAAATGGCATTCAATCTAGAGAGATTGCTTCAGAGGAGGTACTCCACCTGA
Protein-coding sequences here:
- the RALA gene encoding ras-related protein Ral-A; this translates as MAANKPKGQNSLALHKVIMVGSGGVGKSALTLQFMYDEFVEDYEPTKADSYRKKVVLDGEEVQIDILDTAGQEDYAAIRDNYFRSGEGFLCVFSITELESFAATADFREQILRVKEDENVPFLLVGNKSDLEDKRQVSIEEAKNRADQWNVNYVETSAKTRANVDKVFFDLMREIRARKMEDSKEKNGKKKRKSLAKRIRERCCIL